In Paractinoplanes brasiliensis, the following proteins share a genomic window:
- a CDS encoding SCO7613 C-terminal domain-containing membrane protein: MTYPCPQCGTPASPESGCPSCGRGPDPDAIEVVRADAEIAELNRRLFEARRAVAGLEATLAQVWSRRQAAAARIQQRQPAPAPAGEASNRLVQTALFLIGGLLLAVAAIVFTAVAWDQFGVGGRAVVLAVVTGAALVVPFVALRRRLTATAETFAAIGLLLMLLDGYAAWHVNLFGVADGSAWGYAGAVCAVTAAVAVGYEHLTGLAGPRFAALVAAQPVIPLLVAAAEPGPAVWGFAFAAVGALNVAVLAVRRGGLGFAAVLAGSLAALAAAGSALVALFDTTSPGRAAGGGAALVTAALVVLAGALVASAPVARQVADGLLVVATAIAAGRVTVLLTPGGGNTLAEVALVLLVIAVLVVTVPRAGVGARIGAAATVLPPAAFAFGWAMVEAFRTLLVAHFDENPARAGWVLPVALALLGAAAVALVPAGRRVLVSLIAVALIAVTGLQLPWWGTPIVELVLVAVSLGVAVRFNRAAVFVALPLGAHAVATGLPEPGVAAGVFAAVAVLGCATATLTRDSARDPLHTGSLLVGLLAVPAAAWSGVAAFTTDHLPQMFAVLAVSALVTALRRPAAEVAAHTGAAIALVLAATGAGAGPERAAIVFALWGLVLAIRARQRGYLLAAVASEVAAGVLVAAGNGVTTLEAYTVPAAAVALLAGVLFGRGRSSWVAYGPALVAALLPSLASVLAGDGQHLRRLLLGVAAVAVVVAGAVFKLRAPVLVGGGVLVVLALHELAQFWDLIPRWIPLAVAGLLLVVIATTIERRRRDLRRVRTLMQRMS; encoded by the coding sequence GGCGGCTGTTCGAGGCCCGGCGAGCCGTGGCCGGGCTGGAGGCGACGCTCGCTCAGGTGTGGAGCCGGAGGCAGGCCGCCGCTGCGCGCATCCAGCAACGGCAACCGGCCCCGGCCCCGGCCGGGGAGGCTTCGAACCGGCTTGTCCAGACCGCGCTCTTCCTGATCGGCGGGCTGCTGCTCGCGGTGGCCGCGATCGTCTTCACCGCCGTCGCCTGGGATCAGTTCGGTGTCGGGGGCCGTGCCGTCGTGCTGGCCGTGGTCACCGGCGCCGCGCTCGTCGTGCCGTTCGTGGCGCTGCGCCGGCGTCTGACGGCCACCGCCGAGACCTTCGCCGCCATCGGGTTGCTGCTGATGCTGCTCGACGGGTATGCCGCCTGGCACGTCAACCTGTTCGGCGTGGCCGACGGCTCCGCCTGGGGTTACGCGGGCGCGGTCTGCGCCGTCACCGCCGCCGTGGCGGTCGGCTACGAGCACCTCACCGGCCTGGCCGGTCCCCGCTTCGCCGCGCTCGTGGCGGCCCAGCCGGTGATCCCGCTGCTGGTGGCCGCGGCCGAGCCCGGCCCGGCGGTGTGGGGCTTCGCGTTCGCCGCGGTGGGCGCCCTCAACGTGGCCGTCCTGGCCGTCCGGCGCGGCGGCCTCGGTTTCGCCGCTGTGCTGGCGGGCAGCCTGGCCGCCCTCGCCGCCGCCGGCTCCGCGCTGGTCGCCCTCTTCGACACGACGAGCCCCGGCCGGGCCGCGGGCGGCGGCGCGGCGTTGGTGACCGCCGCGCTCGTGGTGCTGGCGGGCGCGCTGGTCGCCTCCGCGCCGGTCGCCCGTCAGGTCGCGGACGGCTTGCTGGTGGTGGCGACGGCGATCGCCGCGGGGCGGGTGACCGTGCTGCTCACCCCGGGCGGCGGGAACACGCTGGCCGAGGTGGCCCTGGTGCTGCTGGTGATCGCCGTGCTGGTCGTGACCGTGCCGCGGGCCGGCGTGGGCGCCCGGATCGGGGCCGCGGCCACGGTTCTGCCTCCGGCCGCGTTCGCCTTCGGCTGGGCCATGGTGGAGGCGTTCCGGACGCTGCTGGTCGCGCACTTCGACGAGAACCCGGCCCGTGCCGGCTGGGTGCTGCCGGTCGCGCTGGCCCTGCTCGGCGCGGCCGCGGTGGCGCTGGTGCCGGCGGGCCGGCGGGTCCTCGTGAGCCTGATCGCGGTGGCACTGATCGCCGTCACCGGCCTGCAGCTGCCGTGGTGGGGCACCCCGATCGTCGAGCTGGTGCTGGTGGCGGTGAGTCTGGGGGTGGCGGTGCGGTTCAACCGGGCCGCGGTGTTCGTCGCGCTTCCGCTCGGGGCGCACGCGGTCGCGACCGGTCTGCCCGAGCCGGGGGTGGCCGCCGGCGTGTTCGCGGCCGTCGCCGTGCTGGGGTGCGCCACCGCGACCCTGACCCGCGACTCGGCCCGCGACCCGTTGCACACCGGGAGCCTGCTGGTGGGCCTGCTCGCCGTGCCCGCCGCGGCCTGGTCCGGCGTGGCCGCGTTCACCACGGACCACCTCCCGCAGATGTTCGCCGTCCTGGCCGTCTCGGCCCTGGTCACCGCGCTGCGCAGGCCGGCCGCCGAGGTCGCCGCGCACACCGGTGCGGCCATCGCCTTGGTGCTGGCGGCAACCGGCGCCGGCGCGGGCCCCGAACGGGCCGCCATCGTGTTCGCGCTGTGGGGCCTGGTGCTCGCGATCCGGGCGCGGCAGCGCGGTTACCTGCTGGCGGCGGTGGCGTCCGAGGTGGCCGCCGGCGTCCTCGTGGCGGCCGGCAACGGCGTCACCACGTTGGAGGCGTACACGGTTCCGGCCGCCGCCGTCGCCCTGCTGGCGGGTGTGCTGTTCGGCCGGGGCCGGTCGAGCTGGGTCGCCTACGGTCCCGCGCTGGTCGCGGCCCTGCTGCCCAGCCTCGCCTCGGTGCTCGCGGGCGACGGCCAGCACCTGCGGCGCCTGCTGCTCGGTGTGGCGGCAGTGGCGGTCGTGGTGGCCGGGGCGGTGTTCAAGCTGCGGGCGCCCGTGCTGGTCGGCGGCGGTGTCCTGGTCGTGCTGGCCCTGCACGAGCTGGCCCAGTTCTGGGACCTGATCCCGCGGTGGATCCCGCTCGCCGTGGCCGGCCTGCTGCTGGTGGTGATCGCCACCACTATCGAGCGCCGGCGCCGTGACCTGCGCCGCGTTCGCACCCTGATG